The Gallus gallus isolate bGalGal1 chromosome 3, bGalGal1.mat.broiler.GRCg7b, whole genome shotgun sequence genome window below encodes:
- the RBM34 gene encoding RNA-binding protein 34 translates to MAAPRRAAEPPAGALCGDYVVGQVVGSLFSGGAAAARPLAGLFRAAAPPPVLVAVPREKKRKRTEAEVSEGQSSAVREEPPKKVKKTRKKELSKAEEKLASRESALEQADEDEEQKLLQSKAKQKKRASHAVTKSGGNSGAGRAVKQEKKKNEAEEMIKNKRTVFVGNLPVDCTAQMLKSLFKEYGQIESIRFRSVVPAEDTLSRKLAAIKRKIHPNVKYINAYVVFKEERDAVKALKKNGTEVASGFHIRVDSASKNSLHDNKRSVFLGNLAYDISDSAVREHFADCGDVVAVRIVRDRQSGMGKGFGYVLFENTDAVHLALKLNNSDLMGRKLRVKRCVEKGKAPQRSTTSRPRGPMDRAQSTLRNRRGSHDSFVGEKANPAKKSAKPKRLKSITKKKGGKNK, encoded by the exons ATGGCGGCGCCCCGAAGAGCCGCCGAGCCGCCCGCCGG GGCCCTGTGCGGGGACTACGTGGTGGGGCAGGTGGTCGGCAGCCTCTTCtcgggcggggcggcggcggcgcggcctCTGGCGGGTCTGTTCCgtgccgccgccccgccgcccgtGTTGGTGGCCGTGCCCAGG gaaaagaaaagaaagcgtACAGAAGCGGAGGTGTCAGAGGGACAGAGCTCAGCTGTCAGAGAAGAACCTCCtaagaaagtgaagaaaaccagaaagaaggagctttcaaaagcagaggagaagctgGCAAGCAG gGAGAGTGCATTAGAACAGGCAGATGAAGACGAAGAGCAAAAACTGCTTCAGAGCAAAGCGAAGCAAAAAAAACGGGCTTCTCACGCCGTCACCAAGAGTGGTGGTAATTCaggtgcaggcagagctgtgaaacaagagaagaaaaagaatgaggcTGAAGAAATGATTAAGAACAAAAGAACGGTGTTTGTTGGAAATCTACCTGTCGACTGTACTGCTCAG aTGCTGAAgtctctttttaaagaatatgGACAAATAGAATCCATTCGATTCCGTTCCGTG GTTCCAGCAGAAGATACTCTATCCAGAAAGTTAGCAGCCATAAA GCGTAAGATCCATCCTAACGTGAAGTACATTAATGCTTATGTTGTATTTAAAGAAGAACGTGATGCTGTTAAGGCTCTAAAAAA AAATGGAACAGAAGTTGCTAGTGGATTTCACATCAGAGTCGACAGCGCATCAAAAAACAGTTTG CATGACAACAAGCGATCTGTATTCCTGGGAAATCTCGCGTATG ACATCAGCGACAGCGCCGTGCGGGAGCACTTTGCTGACTGCGGAGATGTCGTGGCGGTGCGAATTGTGCGCGACAGGCAGAGCGGCATGGGCAAAGGCTTTGGCTACGTTCTGTTTGAG AATACGGATGCTGTACACCTCGCTCTGAAGCTCAACAACTCTGACCTGATGGGACGGAAGCTCCGCGTGAAACGCTGCGTGGAGAAGGGCAAAGCCCCACAGAGGAGTACCACGAGTCGGCCTCGTGGCCCTATGGACAGAGCTCAGAGCACGCTGAGAAACAGGAGAGGCTCTCACGATTCATTTGTTGGCGAAAAAGCAAATCCAGCCAAAAAGAGCGCTAAGCCCAAAAGACTGAAAAGTATTACTAAAAAGAAAGGTGGGAAAAACAAATAG